A window of the Cucurbita pepo subsp. pepo cultivar mu-cu-16 chromosome LG01, ASM280686v2, whole genome shotgun sequence genome harbors these coding sequences:
- the LOC111797401 gene encoding basic form of pathogenesis-related protein 1-like, which yields MWTQTLPIMVAFMATFIFLLALTNSQNAPGDYLALHNRARAQVGVGPMQWSNIVAAYAQAYALKRKGDCAMIHSTGPYGENIAAGYYPEFTGADAVKLWANEKPLYDHASNKCVGGECGHYTQMVWQSSVRLGCARVPCKANSQFVICNYDPPGNYIGEKSYDSWVSSTLRASATSQLLFQVTRKKCPRRRCGKPVTVFSASKSGDPRR from the exons ATGTGGACTCAAACCCTTCCGATCATGGTCGCTTTCATGGCcactttcattttcctcctcGCCCTAACCAACTCCCAAAACGCCCCCGGGGACTACCTCGCGCTTCACAACCGAGCTCGTGCCCAGGTCGGCGTCGGCCCCATGCAATGGAGCAACATCGTGGCCGCGTACGCTCAAGCCTATGCGTTAAAAAGAAAGGGTGACTGCGCGATGATTCACTCAACCGGGCCGTACGGGGAAAACATAGCCGCGGGCTACTACCCTGAGTTCACCGGGGCAGATGCGGTGAAGCTGTGGGCGAACGAGAAGCCGCTGTATGATCATGCGTCGAATAAATGCGTGGGTGGTGAATGTGGGCACTACACTCAGATGGTGTGGCAGAGCTCGGTGCGACTTGGATGTGCTAGAGTGCCCTGCAAGGCTAATTCTCAGTTTGTTATTTGCAATTATGATCCTCCTGGCAACTATATTGGGGAAAAGTCTTATGATTCTTGGGTG TcttcaacactgagagcatcaGCCACCAGCCAATTGCTGTTCCAAGTCACCCGGAAGAAATGCCCTCGGCGGAGATGTGGAAAACCAGTCACGGTGTTTTCGGCCTCCAAATCAGGAGACCCACGACGATAG